The DNA sequence GGCCTGTTTTCCGTTCTAGCCTAAGCCTGGATGGCACGTATGGTAATTTAGCTGTTAGTATAATCAAAATGATTTattcagctagctagttaactatcTGGGTAACGTAAGCTATTTGGCTAGCAACTAACTTGCTTTCAgtttctagctagctacctaacctGTCTTTGCTCGGCTAAAATTGAGCGAAATAGCTAGGTTGTGGGTAGTCGGCAACAAATTATCATAGGGAGGGTTGCGTGTTTTCTTTGTTTTGCTTTCCCAGAGGTTTCTAGATAGTGGTCTGTCATCACCTGTCAGTTTTAGGCTTGTTGACAGTCTAATTTGGTGAATGAATTACTAGCTGGACAAGACATGGGGTTGGAGGACACCTGTCTCTGATGTGTCAATTAGTTAACAATGTTCTATAATAAACAGATTCATGTTGCATGAATGTTTTGACTCAACTGTACTTTCAGCGCTCTAGTCTGTATGCGAGTAAAGCACAATGTAGGCTTAAGAGTGCACGGTGCAAGTTCAGCCTTGAGCATCCAAAAAGAACATCAATATTTCTATGCCCTATGTCTAGTTTAGTGATGAATTCAAAATTGTCAAGGAAATGGATCACAGCTGGACAAAGAAATGGATCACACCTGGAGGCACAAAACGCCTAGGCCTATGCTCTAAATCTAATATTTCAAAAGGAGGCATTCTACATATCTTGACGGGCCTATGTCAATATACAAATACTACACACACAAAACCCTTAGGTCAATGCAAACACAAATTGGGTACAAAGTTCATTGGTTGAAGTAATTAGGCCAGTTTAGATAAACACAACAAATATTTGTACTGATAAAATAAATGGTAGCTCATTTTCAGTTCTCATTTGCTACTATTTAGGTAGGTCATAAGAAATGAGTGCTCAACATTGCCTTTCGGGCCTTTTCTACATCACAACACCACTTCGCCATTATCACTTAATTACTGTCAATTTGAAAACAATCTGTCCACTCTTAGCCTGGAGAGCTTTGGTAATTTAATTTGGGTTTAAGGCTGAAGCAACAGACCAGACAAAGAAAACAGCCTAGATCCTAGACTCCCCCAGAGACGGCTTCTAGGTCTTTAGGCTAACacattgttgttttgtaaattctgACCTTTTAGCCTTCAGAAATGTGTTTTTAAGAGGGAAATAGTGTAATTTCTTGCATTTATATGCCCTTCATTGTTTGGTCACACTGACTAGTGTCTTTACCCTCTAGGTGTAACCTCAAGGCGTACTGTTACTGCTTTAGGACCATGGAGCCGGACGTGATCCGCATGTActcctcctccccacccccaATGGAGGACGGagctgaggaagaggatgatgagtTTGGGGACTTTGGGGGCTTCTCTGGAGTTCCGACCAGCACCAGCTtcaatgagtttgacaccccagCGACCTTCAACCAGACCCCAGCCTTGGCTGCCACTTCACCACCTGAACTCCTCAACAATGGAGGGGTGGTTGGGTTGTCAAACCTCAGTTCAGGTCCCGTGGGAAGAGGTCCCGTGGTCAAGCGCTCCAACTCCAAGTTAAATGGTATTGTGCCGGGAGGCTGCCAGTACGATAGTCCTTTAGAGAGAACTGTGAATGTGGAGGAGTTAAAAAAGCTTGCCGACCACACTCGAGCCAATAATCATTCTACCTCCCTGGACATATCTGGGAGGGGTCAGACTGACAACGTAGACAAGCCTGTCGATTGCAATGGTGGGGTCCCGGAAGTTCTGACCAACGGCTTTGCTACTTTTGAAATAGAGGGAATCCCATCTTTGCAGAATTCGATCCGCTCTAAAAAGAAAGGAACCACCACAGAGTGTACAGATGACTGCCCTCCCAGCAGCCCTGAGGACGACTTTGCGGATTTCTCTGCTTTTTCTAATGCAGACGTTCAAGGACACTCCAGCGAGGTGACAAACCGCACCAGCGTGAACTTGGACAATCACAACTGGGACGAACGGCTGGCAGAGGACGCCTGCCAGCAACAGAGGCAGCAGGAGCACTCTAATGTAGAGCGGGGAATCAGGTCAGGGGACGTCGTCAGGGACACTCCCATTACAACTGGATCCAACGACATCGCTGGCTCTGATTCTCTATCGCACCTTGCTGAGGCTCGAGACACTGACGAAGGCTTGAGCAACGGGGACGGGGGCTTTCAAAGAGACACTGCTAACTCTGAGCAAAGGAACGTAGAGCCGGACTTTGCACACAAGCACTCTGCTACTGAGGTGGTTGTTAGTGAGGATTCTACCCAAGAGGTGGTTTGTGGCGAGGACTCTGCCTCCAAGGCACTTTATGTTGACGAACCGGTTGCCCAGAACGGTGTGGATTTGGAGCAGTCGGAAGAGGAGGCGGAAGAAGAGGAGGCGGAAGAAGAGGAGGCGGAAGAAGAGGAGGCGGAAGAAGAGGAGGCGGAAGAAGAGGAGGCGGAAGAAGAGAAGGCAGATGTCAGTGAAAACAGGGGTTTGCCCGATACAGACGATGAAGATGAGAATGGCGAGCAAGCAGACGAGAAGCCTGGGTCCGGAAacgaaacagaaacagagactgAAACGTCTTTCGGCCGACCGCTGTCCACGGATGCCCTTGAGGAGTACGGCGACATCAGCACAACGGGCTCTGTGCCCTCGCCGCTGCTCCAAGAGGAGACGGCCACACCTGCCGACCACAGCCAACTGCTGGAGGATGATGACGGTGAAGACTTTGGTGACTTTGGAGACTTCGGGGATGTGGGCTCTTTTAGCGGACAGGGCTTTGCTGACTTTGACCAGCCAGAGTTGCAACTAGAGGAACAACCTGCACGTCCCACACAGGAACTAGTGGACGACGACAAAGACTTTGGTGAATTTGACGCCCCCAACAGCCACATTGGTGGTGGGAAGGAAATTGAGAATGAAGATGGGGGGAAGTTTGCGGATTTTCCCGGCAGCAACAGTTTTGCCGACTTTAGCTCAGCTCCTGTTGGTGCGGACCCTGATGCAGATGCTGGTTGGAATGCCTTTGATGAGCCTGAACAGGGTCAAGGGGAGGGCGATTCCTGGGCTGCATTTGGAGAGGAGCCAACCACCAATGCTCCTTTGGAAACGGGTGAAGACGAGTGGCAGGAGAGTGAACCTGTAGCAGCCCGTCCATCCAGCAGCCATCAGATCAGTAGAAGAGAGAGTCAGTCTGTAAGTTTTTCTGTGCGAGTTTGACCACTCAGGGTTTGAACTCGGTTCTCCTGCGCACCACAATAACATATTACGCCTCTGAGCTAAAGGCAAGAGAACTCATCACACAAGTGTGTTTCTGAACCACCTCTGTAGCATTCAGAAATGTAGCATACTTGACAGGAAAGTAGTGGTGTTTTAAAAACCCCTCTTTCAGT is a window from the Salmo trutta chromosome 38, fSalTru1.1, whole genome shotgun sequence genome containing:
- the LOC115178884 gene encoding aftiphilin isoform X4, yielding MVKILRCNLKAYCYCFRTMEPDVIRMYSSSPPPMEDGAEEEDDEFGDFGGFSGVPTSTSFNEFDTPATFNQTPALAATSPPELLNNGGVVGLSNLSSGPVGRGPVVKRSNSKLNGIVPGGCQYDSPLERTVNVEELKKLADHTRANNHSTSLDISGRGQTDNVDKPVDCNGGVPEVLTNGFATFEIEGIPSLQNSIRSKKKGTTTECTDDCPPSSPEDDFADFSAFSNADVQGHSSEVTNRTSVNLDNHNWDERLAEDACQQQRQQEHSNVERGIRSGDVVRDTPITTGSNDIAGSDSLSHLAEARDTDEGLSNGDGGFQRDTANSEQRNVEPDFAHKHSATEVVVSEDSTQEVVCGEDSASKALYVDEPVAQNGVDLEQSEEEAEEEKADVSENRGLPDTDDEDENGEQADEKPGSGNETETETETSFGRPLSTDALEEYGDISTTGSVPSPLLQEETATPADHSQLLEDDDGEDFGDFGDFGDVGSFSGQGFADFDQPELQLEEQPARPTQELVDDDKDFGEFDAPNSHIGGGKEIENEDGGKFADFPGSNSFADFSSAPVGADPDADAGWNAFDEPEQGQGEGDSWAAFGEEPTTNAPLETGEDEWQESEPVAARPSSSHQISRRESQSAALCSRLEKLFLEIFPNAPAPQVRVEVVPLKTLLEPPARLQQEEHEMMSGVPDNGAEGDVLWRQLLDIHEAFGLRHQWGGSHSNKTLLCSLGIDIRNILFTGQKKQPVIVPMYAASLGMLEPTKEPVKPISAAEMITSIAQQVPPVAPAEIISTSPPDTAQEVLPPVQFDWSSSGLTNPLDASGGSSLLNLDFFGPVEDSGPSSSTSIPGVDPELYELTTAKLDPSGSGIRVADAFARLMSTMEKTSTSTRKPRKEENLSEETLKVIAGLPDLSFMQAKVLMFPTTLTPLGCSSDPDPTLD
- the LOC115178884 gene encoding aftiphilin isoform X2 — encoded protein: MVKILRCNLKAYCYCFRTMEPDVIRMYSSSPPPMEDGAEEEDDEFGDFGGFSGVPTSTSFNEFDTPATFNQTPALAATSPPELLNNGGVVGLSNLSSGPVGRGPVVKRSNSKLNGIVPGGCQYDSPLERTVNVEELKKLADHTRANNHSTSLDISGRGQTDNVDKPVDCNGGVPEVLTNGFATFEIEGIPSLQNSIRSKKKGTTTECTDDCPPSSPEDDFADFSAFSNADVQGHSSEVTNRTSVNLDNHNWDERLAEDACQQQRQQEHSNVERGIRSGDVVRDTPITTGSNDIAGSDSLSHLAEARDTDEGLSNGDGGFQRDTANSEQRNVEPDFAHKHSATEVVVSEDSTQEVVCGEDSASKALYVDEPVAQNGVDLEQSEEEAEEEEAEEEEAEEEEAEEEKADVSENRGLPDTDDEDENGEQADEKPGSGNETETETETSFGRPLSTDALEEYGDISTTGSVPSPLLQEETATPADHSQLLEDDDGEDFGDFGDFGDVGSFSGQGFADFDQPELQLEEQPARPTQELVDDDKDFGEFDAPNSHIGGGKEIENEDGGKFADFPGSNSFADFSSAPVGADPDADAGWNAFDEPEQGQGEGDSWAAFGEEPTTNAPLETGEDEWQESEPVAARPSSSHQISRRESQSAALCSRLEKLFLEIFPNAPAPQVRVEVVPLKTLLEPPARLQQEEHEMMSGVPDNGAEGDVLWRQLLDIHEAFGLRHQWGGSHSNKTLLCSLGIDIRNILFTGQKKQPVIVPMYAASLGMLEPTKEPVKPISAAEMITSIAQQVPPVAPAEIISTSPPDTAQEVLPPVQFDWSSSGLTNPLDASGGSSLLNLDFFGPVEDSGPSSSTSIPGVDPELYELTTAKLDPSGSGIRVADAFARLMSTMEKTSTSTRKPRKEENLSEETLKVIAGLPDLSFMQAKVLMFPTTLTPLGCSSDPDPTLD
- the LOC115178884 gene encoding aftiphilin isoform X1 yields the protein MVKILRCNLKAYCYCFRTMEPDVIRMYSSSPPPMEDGAEEEDDEFGDFGGFSGVPTSTSFNEFDTPATFNQTPALAATSPPELLNNGGVVGLSNLSSGPVGRGPVVKRSNSKLNGIVPGGCQYDSPLERTVNVEELKKLADHTRANNHSTSLDISGRGQTDNVDKPVDCNGGVPEVLTNGFATFEIEGIPSLQNSIRSKKKGTTTECTDDCPPSSPEDDFADFSAFSNADVQGHSSEVTNRTSVNLDNHNWDERLAEDACQQQRQQEHSNVERGIRSGDVVRDTPITTGSNDIAGSDSLSHLAEARDTDEGLSNGDGGFQRDTANSEQRNVEPDFAHKHSATEVVVSEDSTQEVVCGEDSASKALYVDEPVAQNGVDLEQSEEEAEEEEAEEEEAEEEEAEEEEAEEEEAEEEKADVSENRGLPDTDDEDENGEQADEKPGSGNETETETETSFGRPLSTDALEEYGDISTTGSVPSPLLQEETATPADHSQLLEDDDGEDFGDFGDFGDVGSFSGQGFADFDQPELQLEEQPARPTQELVDDDKDFGEFDAPNSHIGGGKEIENEDGGKFADFPGSNSFADFSSAPVGADPDADAGWNAFDEPEQGQGEGDSWAAFGEEPTTNAPLETGEDEWQESEPVAARPSSSHQISRRESQSAALCSRLEKLFLEIFPNAPAPQVRVEVVPLKTLLEPPARLQQEEHEMMSGVPDNGAEGDVLWRQLLDIHEAFGLRHQWGGSHSNKTLLCSLGIDIRNILFTGQKKQPVIVPMYAASLGMLEPTKEPVKPISAAEMITSIAQQVPPVAPAEIISTSPPDTAQEVLPPVQFDWSSSGLTNPLDASGGSSLLNLDFFGPVEDSGPSSSTSIPGVDPELYELTTAKLDPSGSGIRVADAFARLMSTMEKTSTSTRKPRKEENLSEETLKVIAGLPDLSFMQAKVLMFPTTLTPLGCSSDPDPTLD
- the LOC115178884 gene encoding aftiphilin isoform X3, translated to MVKILRCNLKAYCYCFRTMEPDVIRMYSSSPPPMEDGAEEEDDEFGDFGGFSGVPTSTSFNEFDTPATFNQTPALAATSPPELLNNGGVVGLSNLSSGPVGRGPVVKRSNSKLNGIVPGGCQYDSPLERTVNVEELKKLADHTRANNHSTSLDISGRGQTDNVDKPVDCNGGVPEVLTNGFATFEIEGIPSLQNSIRSKKKGTTTECTDDCPPSSPEDDFADFSAFSNADVQGHSSEVTNRTSVNLDNHNWDERLAEDACQQQRQQEHSNVERGIRSGDVVRDTPITTGSNDIAGSDSLSHLAEARDTDEGLSNGDGGFQRDTANSEQRNVEPDFAHKHSATEVVVSEDSTQEVVCGEDSASKALYVDEPVAQNGVDLEQSEEEAEEEEAEEEKADVSENRGLPDTDDEDENGEQADEKPGSGNETETETETSFGRPLSTDALEEYGDISTTGSVPSPLLQEETATPADHSQLLEDDDGEDFGDFGDFGDVGSFSGQGFADFDQPELQLEEQPARPTQELVDDDKDFGEFDAPNSHIGGGKEIENEDGGKFADFPGSNSFADFSSAPVGADPDADAGWNAFDEPEQGQGEGDSWAAFGEEPTTNAPLETGEDEWQESEPVAARPSSSHQISRRESQSAALCSRLEKLFLEIFPNAPAPQVRVEVVPLKTLLEPPARLQQEEHEMMSGVPDNGAEGDVLWRQLLDIHEAFGLRHQWGGSHSNKTLLCSLGIDIRNILFTGQKKQPVIVPMYAASLGMLEPTKEPVKPISAAEMITSIAQQVPPVAPAEIISTSPPDTAQEVLPPVQFDWSSSGLTNPLDASGGSSLLNLDFFGPVEDSGPSSSTSIPGVDPELYELTTAKLDPSGSGIRVADAFARLMSTMEKTSTSTRKPRKEENLSEETLKVIAGLPDLSFMQAKVLMFPTTLTPLGCSSDPDPTLD
- the LOC115178884 gene encoding aftiphilin isoform X5; this encodes MVKILRCNLKAYCYCFRTMEPDVIRMYSSSPPPMEDGAEEEDDEFGDFGGFSGVPTSTSFNEFDTPATFNQTPALAATSPPELLNNGGVVGLSNLSSGPVGRGPVVKRSNSKLNGIVPGGCQYDSPLERTVNVEELKKLADHTRANNHSTSLDISGRGQTDNVDKPVDCNGGVPEVLTNGFATFEIEGIPSLQNSIRSKKKGTTTECTDDCPPSSPEDDFADFSAFSNADVQGHSSEVTNRTSVNLDNHNWDERLAEDACQQQRQQEHSNVERGIRSGDVVRDTPITTGSNDIAGSDSLSHLAEARDTDEGLSNGDGGFQRDTANSEQRNVEPDFAHKHSATEVVVSEDSTQEVVCGEDSASKALYVDEPVAQNGVDLEQSEEEAEEEEAEEEEAEEEEAEEEEAEEEEAEEEKADVSENRGLPDTDDEDENGEQADEKPGSGNETETETETSFGRPLSTDALEEYGDISTTGSVPSPLLQEETATPADHSQLLEDDDGEDFGDFGDFGDVGSFSGQGFADFDQPELQLEEQPARPTQELVDDDKDFGEFDAPNSHIGGGKEIENEDGGKFADFPGSNSFADFSSAPVGADPDADAGWNAFDEPEQGQGEGDSWAAFGEEPTTNAPLETGEDEWQESEPVAARPSSSHQISRRESQSAALCSRLEKLFLEIFPNAPAPQVRVEVVPLKTLLEPPARLQQEEHEMMSGVPDNGAEGDVLWRQLLDIHEAFGLRHQWGGSHSNKTLLCSLGIDIRNILFTGQKKQPVIVPMYAASLGMLEPTKEPVKPISAAEMITSIAQQVPPVAPAEIISTSPPDTAQEVLPPVQFDWSSSGLTNPLDGVDPELYELTTAKLDPSGSGIRVADAFARLMSTMEKTSTSTRKPRKEENLSEETLKVIAGLPDLSFMQAKVLMFPTTLTPLGCSSDPDPTLD